From the genome of Dehalococcoidales bacterium:
CGTACTCGGTCCCTACCACCTCCCGAACGACCTTCTTGATGCTCCTCTCCACCACTGTACCTGCCTCCAGCGATATGGGCTTGGAGCAGAACGGGCAGTAGCTTATCTTGTTGATGTCGTGGCAGTCATCAGACCCGTACCACTTGACGTGATGCAGGGCCGCTGAGGGCATGTGGTCACCATACTCCCCATCATCCAATATAATGTTCTCACCCCACTGGGCTTTCATGGTGTCGCAGCAGAACTCGACCCCCTCCTCCTCAAATTCCGCTTGATAGGTCGGGTTCCCATTCACGGCCACCAGGGGCTTGCTCATGTGGATGATGGTCTTGAAGACTATCCTCATGCCCTCTGGCCGAGGTACCAGCTCTTCCTTTCCCAGCCAGGGGAACTGGGCTCTGAATATCTTGGGGTTCAGCTCGCTCATATCATATCCTCCGTAACATGAACTCGTAGAACACGTCCTCTGGGATGTGTGCTAGGTTCGATTGTTTGGTGACCCTCGGGGCATCCCCGTCCAATGATTGTATCGTCTCCCATCCATCTACCTTCAGCTCATCCAGAGCAATCACGTTATAGCAGTAGAGATGGTGCTGTATATCGGTCCCATCATATCTCTTGGACGCTGCGAAAGTATGGACGAACACTAGGCTCTTCGTCACTCGACACATCTCGTTCAGAGCAGCACGGACCCCTTCCTTGTCTAAGTGCAGGAGCATGAGGAAGCACATGGTTATGTCGAACCACTTGTCCTTGAACGGCAGGTCACGAGCATCACCAATTATCCAAGTGGCCTCAGGATACAGTCCCCGAGCCTCTTGGATGTATGATGGAGTGATGTCCACCCCAGTGTAGTCCTCGATGAACTTGCGACAGTTCAGGAATCGATAATCACTGCCACCGGCGCATCCTACCTCCAACATCCTCATGCCAGGCACATAGTTCTCTGCGATGGTGTTCAATAAGAGGCCGTAGTGCCGAGGCTCATCGCGGGTGTTGAGCAGCTCCGCGTACCCAGGTGCATGCTTCTCCCAGGCCTCAGGGTCGTACTTTACTCTAAATTCCTGAGGAACCCGGCACTCTTCTTCGCTCAACCCTAATCCCCCCTCAAGCTCAACCTGCTCCTCCAGTCATCCTCGGCCACATACTCAATCTTTCTCGACGCCAACATTGCATCGGGGCCTAAGAGGTACCCGATGAACCCGAACTCGCTGCGGTCCTCCCCCTCGAACTCTATCGAATATCTAAACCTGGACCCCGGTTCCATTATCACTGGCTTGGGGATGATGAAATAATGGTCCCTCATCACCATGTTATTCATCTGCCAGAGTGGGAAGACATCATTGTTCGCAGTTATTTGCAGGCTCTTTAATTTCCTCTCGCTGCTAATATCATAGTAGCCTAAGAGCATAATGAGAAGTTTAGAATTGACAATAAAGTCCTCGGGCATGGGCTCCATCTCTCTGATGGAAGTTATACCGAACTCATTAGCTGTGGGGAGCATGCCACCGAACGGGCTGTTAAAATTCTGCTCGCATATCATTATTGATTTTATAATCCCTGCGAACGCACGATGGATGCACTGCATGTTGCGCATCCATTCCAAGTCCTTGTAGAACATAGGCGCGTATAGCTCGTAGTTCTCATCGGTCTGACGATACCTGACATGGAGCCTTCTCATGGTCAAGGATAACCCCAGATAATCAGGCATGGGCGGCGGCCACCCTTTCTTTTCTATCTCAAAGACCCTAGCCTCCAACCCATCGATTCTCTCTTCCATAAATTTAGTGTGACTGCCTATCGGCTTCAAAGTCAATCCAATTCCTCCTTCAATATCTCGATGACTCTCTTGGACGCGCCGGGCTTGCACATGAAATCCGCAATGGGCTCACGGTGCTTGTTCCTGACCCCGACCTGGAGATAAGGCACATTGAAGTATGCTGCCTCATAAAACATGCAACTCGAATTGCCAACAATTCTTTTCGCATTCTTCAGCCATCCCAGGAACTCCTTCCTCGGCATTCCTTTCAGATAGTTTACGTCCTTCGCATATTCCTCTACTAAATCCGAATTTACATCCCCATTAGGAGCCACCCAATAGACCACGTCATCCGACGCGATGGACTGGCAAAGGGATACAACCTCCTTTTCCACTTCCTTCCGGCTCAATAGCGATGGGGGGTTGTACAGCACCAGAGTGTAGTCCTTGACGCCATTCTCCACATATTCCATGTCATCGAAATGGGTCGCTCCCACCAGTTCGATACGCTTCCTCCATCCAATGCGCTGAGCCCACTTCTGGCTATCGGTCGTGCGCACGAACTGGTTGTAGTCGGCACAGAACAGATAGGTCGCATAGTTGGATATGACAAACCTATCGGCATCGTCATACGCACCGCCTGCAACGTCTCCTGCGAACAACTGCGCCACTGGTACGCTCATATGATATGCAGTATATGCCAGTGGGACCATCTCCGGTCGGTCAAAGGGGGCGAGCACGACATCGGGCTTGAACTCCTCAATCTCCGCGCCCAGCACAGTATTGATGAAGTTGTAGGAGAACAGGCTGGACTGATAGGCCGCACAGAAGTCCAGGACCTTGGCATCAACCCCCATGCTCTTAGCTATATCGAGAAAAGGCTGGAGCGGGCCATGCTCCGAGCGCGTGAAGAAAGCTGTCAGGAGCTTCATGCTACACCTCCCATTTGC
Proteins encoded in this window:
- a CDS encoding class I SAM-dependent methyltransferase, which produces MSEEECRVPQEFRVKYDPEAWEKHAPGYAELLNTRDEPRHYGLLLNTIAENYVPGMRMLEVGCAGGSDYRFLNCRKFIEDYTGVDITPSYIQEARGLYPEATWIIGDARDLPFKDKWFDITMCFLMLLHLDKEGVRAALNEMCRVTKSLVFVHTFAASKRYDGTDIQHHLYCYNVIALDELKVDGWETIQSLDGDAPRVTKQSNLAHIPEDVFYEFMLRRI
- a CDS encoding UDP-N-acetylglucosamine 2-epimerase — protein: MKLLTAFFTRSEHGPLQPFLDIAKSMGVDAKVLDFCAAYQSSLFSYNFINTVLGAEIEEFKPDVVLAPFDRPEMVPLAYTAYHMSVPVAQLFAGDVAGGAYDDADRFVISNYATYLFCADYNQFVRTTDSQKWAQRIGWRKRIELVGATHFDDMEYVENGVKDYTLVLYNPPSLLSRKEVEKEVVSLCQSIASDDVVYWVAPNGDVNSDLVEEYAKDVNYLKGMPRKEFLGWLKNAKRIVGNSSCMFYEAAYFNVPYLQVGVRNKHREPIADFMCKPGASKRVIEILKEELD